AAGCCTCTGAGTTCATTGAAAAGGCCCTTCATTCAGCCATTGCTAACGTCATGAATGCTCCGGAGGCCAAGGAAGTGGATGTAGACAACCTGTATGTGAAATCGGCTTATGTCGATGCCGGCCCTACTTTCAAACGCTGGCGGGCGCGAGCCATGGGCCGTGCAACTCGGATCCTCAAACGAACCAGTCACCTGACGGTAATCGTAGCAGAAAAGGGATCCTGAGGCAAGAGCGGGAGCGAAGGCAGTGGGGCAGAAAACCAATCCGATTGGGTTCCGACTAGGGATCAATAAGACCTGGCTGTCTACCTGGTTTGACGAACAGGATTTCGCCGACAAGCTGAATGAGGACATCATCCTGCGTCGATATATCCAGCATCGCACGAGCAATGCTGGCGTCTCCAGAATGGAGATCAGTAGAACCCCGAAAAAGGTCACGATCACCATTCACACCAGTCGTCCTGGAATTGTCATTGGCCGAGGTGGGGAAGAAGTGGAACGGCTCCGAAGTGAAATACATCGCCTCGTGGGGAAGGAAGTACAGCTGAACGTGAGTGAAGTTAAACGACCTGAGCTGGATGCTCGTTTGGTTGGTGAGAGTATTGCCCAACAATTGGTCAAGAAGATTTCTTTCCGTCGGGCTGCTAAGAAGTCCATCCAATCTACGATGCGCATGGGTGCTGAGGGCATCCGAATTTGTCTCGCAGGCCGGCTAGGTGGTGCGGAAATGAGCCGCACCGAGACGTTCAGAGAGGGGCGTGTGCCCTTACATACCCTGCGGGCAGATATCGACTATGCCATGGTGGAAGCAAACACCACGTACGGTAAAATCGGTGTCAAGGTATGGATCTGTAACGGCGAGATGGCCTCAAAAAGCGCTATGTTTAAAAGTTAGATATGCTGGCACCTCGAAAAGTCAAGTTTCGCAAGCCCCATAGAGGTAACCGGAAGGGAATGGCTTCACGGGGTGATGCCGTTGCTTTCGGCACGTATGGCCTGAAGGCGTTGGAGAATGGGTGGATTACGAGCCGGCAGATTGAATCCGGTCGTATCGCCATTGCTCGAAAAATTCGGAAGTTTGGCCGCATGTGGATCCGCATCTTTCCAGACAAGACTATCACTCAGAAGCCTGCTGAGACCCGCATGGGCAAGGGTAAGGGGGCGCCCGAGTATTGGGTCTGTGTAGTGAAGCCGGGCCGGATTCTTTTTGAGATTGAGGGTGTTAGCGAAGAACTGGCAGCAGAAGCATTCCGACTCTGCGCGCATAAATTGCCAGTTAAAACCAGGATGGTTACCCGCAGGGAGGCAGCGACGTGATCCGGGAAGAACTATTAGCTATGTCGGTGGATGACCTGCGCAAGCACCTCCAGGAAAAAGAAGCCGAACTGACCAACCAACGATTCCAGAAAGCGCTGCAACAGTTGGAGAAGTCCCATGAAATTCGCCGAACTCGTCGCGAGATTGCCCGCATCAAGACGATGTTACGGGAATATGAACTTGGACATCGAGTGGAGAAAGCAGGGTAGCCAATGGTGACGAGCCACTCCACTCGAAGGCGACTGACCGGCGAGGTAGTAAGCAACAAAATGGACAAAACGGCTGTTGTCCGGGTAGTCCGTCGGTTCGCTCACCCTGTATATAAAAAGTACGTGACCAGGACCAAAAAGTATTATGCCCATGATGGGGAGAATATCTGCCAGGTGGGAGATCAGGTGATCATCGAAGCCTCCAGGCCGCTGAGCAAGCTCAAGCGTTGGCGAGTACTAGAAGTGACTCAATCTGTTACCGGTGCTGAAGTTGAGGTTGAGGTGTGATCCAGCAGGAATCGCGGTTGAAAGTGGCAGACAACACCGGTGCCAAAGAGGTGTTGTGTATCCGGGTGCTCGGTGGATCGCACCGCCGCTATGCCAGTATAGGGGACCTGATCGTGGTGACGGTCAAGTCCGCCATACCTGGTGGTATGGTGAAAAAGGGTGAGAAATCGAAGGCGGTGGTGGTACGGACTAAAAAAGAGGTTCGCCGGTCTGACGGCTCCTACATCCGTTTTGATGAAAATGCCGCCGTGTTGCTCAATCAGGTTTTAGAACCCCGAGGGACCCGTGTTTTCGGTCCGGTGGCCAGAGAGCTGCGGGATAAAAGATACATGAAAATCATATCATTAGCCCCTGAGGTAATCTGAAAATGAAAATCAAAAAAGGTGATACTGTCAGAGTTATTTCGGGAAACTACCGTGGGAAGACTGGCAAGGTTCTCAAGGTTTTTCCCAAACGGAATCGGGCTATCGTAGAAGGCATCAACTATATCAAACGCCATTCCCGGCCGACCCAGACCAATCCCCAGGGCGGGATCATCGAGCGCGAGGCATCAGTTCACCTCTCCAACCTGATGCTGATAGTAAGTAACACTCCCACACGCGTGGGTTATACGCGTCTGGAAGACGGCAGGAAAGTAAGGTTCGCCAAGAAAGTGGGCGAAACGGTTAATGAGTAAGTCTAATGATGGCAAAGGCCAAAGCTACGCGTAGCGAGAATGACTATGTCCCACGGCTGAAGCAGCTGTACCGGGAAGAGATCATTCCTGCGCTTCAAAAGCGTGTTGGATACAAGAACATTTGGCAGGTACCGCGGCTTGAGAAGATTATCCTGAACATGGGACTCGGCGGTGCCAAAGAAGATGCCAATATGCTCAGGAGTGCCTTGGAAGATCTGGCGGTTATCAGCGGGCAGAAGGCCGTGGTGACCTACGCTAAGAGGCCCATCTCCAACTTTAAGATCCGGGCCGGTGATCCTGTGGGTGCCAAAGTTACTCTCCGGGGAGAGCGCATGTATGATTTCTTGGATCGCCTTTTAAGCTTGGCCGTGCCCCGTATCAGGGATTTTCGGGGCCTGTCGAATCGGTCCTTTGACGGCCGGGGTAACTATAGCTTTGGAATAGATGAACAGATCATTTTCCCGGAGATTGACTACGACAAGATAGACAAAATCCGGGGTATGGATATCATCGTGGTAACGACCGCCAATACAGATGAAGAAGCCTATGAGCTGCTTTGGGCCTTCGGTTTCCCGTTTCGTCCCCGGCCCGCGGCCCAACCGCCCACTGAAGGAGTGACAACGTAGTGGCGCGCAAAGCATTGATTGTCAAATCCAAGAAGGAACCCAAGTTTTCAACTCAGCAGTACAACCGCTGCACCAATTGTGGTCGTTCACGGAGTTACTTGCGGAAGTTCGGATTGTGCCGGATCTGTTTCCGGGAGATGGCGTTGCAGGGTGTCATTCCCGGCATTACCAAGGCCAGTTGGTAGGAGTTTAGATATCCATGTCTGATCCTATTGCCGATCTACTTACCAGGATTCGAAACGCACAAAAGGCAGTCAAGCGTTGGGTGGATGTCCCCTCCTCCAATCTTAAGAAGCGGATTTGCCTGATTTTAAAGGAAGAACATTTCATCCGGGATTTTATACTGGTAGCCGATGACAAACAGGGAATGCTCCGTATCTTTCTCAACTATGATCCCAAAGGTGAGCCAGTGATTGAAGGGATCAGGCGCATTAGCCGTCCTGGTCGCCGGGTATACACTGATGTAAATAATCTACCCCGGGTCAGGGAGGGATTGGGGATCGCTATTCTCACCACCTCTAAAGGGGTGGTTTCCGATAAAATAGCCCGCCGTCTGAATGTGGGTGGTGAAGTTCTATGTCACGTATGGTAAAGCCTTATGTCGCGTATCGGTAAGCAACCTATCTCTTTGCCAGAAGGGGTTACCGTCGAGATTGGCGATCGTCGGATTACGATTAAGGGGCCGAAGGGGAATCTTTCATACACCTATGAAAAAGGAGTCTCTGTCACCCAGCAGAATGGGGAGCTCTTGGTGACTAGAGCTTCTGATGAGAAGTACCATCGGGCCCTGCACGGCCTGACCCGCGCATTATTGGCCAATATGGTTCAGGGTGTGAGCAGCGGCTTTTCCAAGCAGCTGAACTTAGTAGGCATTGGCTTCACGGCCGAGCAGAAAGGTTTAAATGTACTGCTCCACCTGGGTTTTTCGCATCCTATTTACTTCCAAGCACCGCCGGGGATTGAACTGGAGGTAACCAATAAGAACACATCCGTAGTGGTGAGGGGAATTGATCGGCAGCTAGTAGGACAGGTGGCTGCGAAAATTCGATCCCTGCGCAAGCCTGAACCATATAAGGGCAAAGGGGTGCACTATCATGATGAAGTCATCCGCCGCAAGGCTGGAAAGACCGTCAGTGCGAAGGTTTAATTAGGGCTATGATAAAGTCCCATACAAAGAAGCTGGAGCTGCAGCGGCGCCGGCGACTACGGGTGAAAAGCAAGATTGACCGCTATGCCGGTAAACCACGGTTGGTGGTTACCCGCTCGGCTAAGCATATTACCGGACAGGTAGTGGATGATCTGGCCGGCCGTACTCTGGTATCTGCCTCCAGCGTTGAAAATGCCCTTGCTGATGAGGTGCGAACGGGCACTAACAAGACGGATGTGGCCAAGCGAATCGGCCTTGTGCTCGGTCGCCGGGCAGCGAAGAAGAAAATCAAGGATGTGGTCTTCGACCGCGGCTCTTATCTTTATCACGGTAGAGTTAAGGCGTTTGCAGACGGGGCTCGTGAAGGCGGCTTGAATTTTTAATTGGTCTTGATATGGCGATTAATCCAACAGAATTGGATCTTAAAGAAGAGAGTCTCATCCGTGTCAACCGGGTAGCGAAGGTGGTCACCGGTGGTCGGAGGTTCGGTTTCAATGCTATTGTGGCTGTGGGGGATGGCCAAGGCCACGTGGGTATCGGGTTCGGCAAGGCCAACGAAGTGGCTGCTGCTATCGGAAAGGCTCGCGAGAATGCCAAGAAGAACCTGTTCAGAGTGCCGGTGATTAATGGCACGCTGCCCCACGCGATGACGACTAAGTTCGGTGCCAGCAAGGTAATGCTAAAACCAGCGGCTCCGGGTACCGGTCTTATAGCCAGTGCGCCGATACGGGCGGTCCTCGAACAAGCCGGTTATACCGACGTACTGACTAAGTGCACTGGATCAACCAATGCTCTCAATGTCGTCCGGGCAACAGTCAAGGCTCTCCAATCGATGAAGGATGCTATTGCAGTAGCTCGCAAGCGGGGAATATCGGTGAAGGAGCTATTCGGCTAATGGTGGGCAAGGCGAAAAAACTGAAGATTACGCAGATTAAGAGTGGTATCGGCTATGCTCGCCGAACTAAGGATAATCTCCGGGCCCTGGGTATTCACCGGATGCATCAGACGGTAATGAAACCCGATAATCCGGCGATTCGCGGTATGATCGCACGGGTTCGGCACCTGGTGGAGGTAGAAGAGGTATGAGCCCCATTATCCCGCTGAAGCCGTCCAGGGGCTCGCGGTGTGGTCGTAAGCGGCGTGGCCGCGGGCGTGCCTCAGGACTGGGAAAGACAGCTGGGCGCGGACAGAAAGGATGGCATTCACGGTCTGGCTCCAAGCGGCCAGCCTGGTATGAAGGGGGCCAGATGCCCCTCCAGCGTCGGATCCCCAAGCGCGGATTCTCCAACGACCGCTTCCGATCAGAAATGCAGACCGTAAACCTCGAGACCATCGCCAACCTGAACCTGGATAAGGTAGACCCGGCGATCTTGCAGGAACGGGGTATCATCAAGCGGAAGGACATACCGGTGAAGGTGCTGGGTGATGGTGAGCTGTCGGGTGCCGTTGAGGTGGCCGCTCATCAATTCAGCCGTACAGCAAGGGAGAAGGTCGAAAAGTCCGGTGGGAAGATAGTGGTTCTATCTTAGGGAACAGTCGCCTGATGATCGAAAAATTTACTACCAGTTTCAAGATCCCCGAGCTGCGACGGCGTATCCTATTCACTTTGGCACTACTATTTGTCTTTCGAATTGGCGCTCATGTACCCATACCGGGCATCAATAGCGAAGCGTTGGCTGCCGCCATGCAGGGCTTCGCCAATACCCTGTTGGGGCTGTACGATATGTTCAGCGGGGGAGCCTTTGCCCAGGCTACCGTGTTCGCCCTGGGGATTATGCCCTACATCACCGCCTCCATCATCATTCAACTCATGGGAGCTGTCGTACCCTATTTCCAACGCTTGCAGAAGGAGGGCGAAGAAGGT
This genomic window from Candidatus Neomarinimicrobiota bacterium contains:
- the rpsE gene encoding 30S ribosomal protein S5, encoding MAINPTELDLKEESLIRVNRVAKVVTGGRRFGFNAIVAVGDGQGHVGIGFGKANEVAAAIGKARENAKKNLFRVPVINGTLPHAMTTKFGASKVMLKPAAPGTGLIASAPIRAVLEQAGYTDVLTKCTGSTNALNVVRATVKALQSMKDAIAVARKRGISVKELFG
- the rplX gene encoding 50S ribosomal protein L24; translation: MKIKKGDTVRVISGNYRGKTGKVLKVFPKRNRAIVEGINYIKRHSRPTQTNPQGGIIEREASVHLSNLMLIVSNTPTRVGYTRLEDGRKVRFAKKVGETVNE
- a CDS encoding type Z 30S ribosomal protein S14, whose amino-acid sequence is MARKALIVKSKKEPKFSTQQYNRCTNCGRSRSYLRKFGLCRICFREMALQGVIPGITKASW
- the rplP gene encoding 50S ribosomal protein L16, with protein sequence MLAPRKVKFRKPHRGNRKGMASRGDAVAFGTYGLKALENGWITSRQIESGRIAIARKIRKFGRMWIRIFPDKTITQKPAETRMGKGKGAPEYWVCVVKPGRILFEIEGVSEELAAEAFRLCAHKLPVKTRMVTRREAAT
- the rpmC gene encoding 50S ribosomal protein L29 codes for the protein MIREELLAMSVDDLRKHLQEKEAELTNQRFQKALQQLEKSHEIRRTRREIARIKTMLREYELGHRVEKAG
- the rplO gene encoding 50S ribosomal protein L15, with product MSPIIPLKPSRGSRCGRKRRGRGRASGLGKTAGRGQKGWHSRSGSKRPAWYEGGQMPLQRRIPKRGFSNDRFRSEMQTVNLETIANLNLDKVDPAILQERGIIKRKDIPVKVLGDGELSGAVEVAAHQFSRTAREKVEKSGGKIVVLS
- the rpsH gene encoding 30S ribosomal protein S8 — its product is MSMSDPIADLLTRIRNAQKAVKRWVDVPSSNLKKRICLILKEEHFIRDFILVADDKQGMLRIFLNYDPKGEPVIEGIRRISRPGRRVYTDVNNLPRVREGLGIAILTTSKGVVSDKIARRLNVGGEVLCHVW
- the rplV gene encoding 50S ribosomal protein L22 encodes the protein MEGKARARYLRQSHRKINRVLNLVRGQDVNYALNVLHFSPTKASEFIEKALHSAIANVMNAPEAKEVDVDNLYVKSAYVDAGPTFKRWRARAMGRATRILKRTSHLTVIVAEKGS
- the rpsC gene encoding 30S ribosomal protein S3 — its product is MGQKTNPIGFRLGINKTWLSTWFDEQDFADKLNEDIILRRYIQHRTSNAGVSRMEISRTPKKVTITIHTSRPGIVIGRGGEEVERLRSEIHRLVGKEVQLNVSEVKRPELDARLVGESIAQQLVKKISFRRAAKKSIQSTMRMGAEGIRICLAGRLGGAEMSRTETFREGRVPLHTLRADIDYAMVEANTTYGKIGVKVWICNGEMASKSAMFKS
- the rplE gene encoding 50S ribosomal protein L5, with the translated sequence MAKAKATRSENDYVPRLKQLYREEIIPALQKRVGYKNIWQVPRLEKIILNMGLGGAKEDANMLRSALEDLAVISGQKAVVTYAKRPISNFKIRAGDPVGAKVTLRGERMYDFLDRLLSLAVPRIRDFRGLSNRSFDGRGNYSFGIDEQIIFPEIDYDKIDKIRGMDIIVVTTANTDEEAYELLWAFGFPFRPRPAAQPPTEGVTT
- the rplN gene encoding 50S ribosomal protein L14, yielding MIQQESRLKVADNTGAKEVLCIRVLGGSHRRYASIGDLIVVTVKSAIPGGMVKKGEKSKAVVVRTKKEVRRSDGSYIRFDENAAVLLNQVLEPRGTRVFGPVARELRDKRYMKIISLAPEVI
- the rpsQ gene encoding 30S ribosomal protein S17, whose amino-acid sequence is MVTSHSTRRRLTGEVVSNKMDKTAVVRVVRRFAHPVYKKYVTRTKKYYAHDGENICQVGDQVIIEASRPLSKLKRWRVLEVTQSVTGAEVEVEV
- the rplF gene encoding 50S ribosomal protein L6, which gives rise to MSRIGKQPISLPEGVTVEIGDRRITIKGPKGNLSYTYEKGVSVTQQNGELLVTRASDEKYHRALHGLTRALLANMVQGVSSGFSKQLNLVGIGFTAEQKGLNVLLHLGFSHPIYFQAPPGIELEVTNKNTSVVVRGIDRQLVGQVAAKIRSLRKPEPYKGKGVHYHDEVIRRKAGKTVSAKV
- the rplR gene encoding 50S ribosomal protein L18 — encoded protein: MIKSHTKKLELQRRRRLRVKSKIDRYAGKPRLVVTRSAKHITGQVVDDLAGRTLVSASSVENALADEVRTGTNKTDVAKRIGLVLGRRAAKKKIKDVVFDRGSYLYHGRVKAFADGAREGGLNF
- the rpmD gene encoding 50S ribosomal protein L30 encodes the protein MVGKAKKLKITQIKSGIGYARRTKDNLRALGIHRMHQTVMKPDNPAIRGMIARVRHLVEVEEV